One Phocaeicola dorei genomic region harbors:
- a CDS encoding acyltransferase → MHEVWHLRNVIYSSIVRCHFKSIGKGGRFCYPLILNGGKNILIGDKFSLRERGRIEAIDLYQGVNYTPSIIIGDNVAMGNDVHIGVIGQLKIGNNVLLGSHIFISDHSHGKLNKTDIKKVAIERRLYSKGNIIIEDNVWIGEGCVILPNVKIGQNSVIGANTVVTKDVPRNSIVVGNPGRVIRQIE, encoded by the coding sequence ATGCATGAAGTATGGCATCTGAGAAATGTAATATATTCTTCTATTGTAAGATGTCATTTCAAATCAATAGGAAAAGGTGGGCGTTTTTGTTATCCATTAATTTTAAATGGTGGAAAGAATATTTTAATAGGTGACAAATTTAGTTTGCGTGAACGGGGGCGGATAGAAGCGATAGATTTATATCAAGGCGTAAATTATACTCCTTCAATAATTATTGGTGATAATGTAGCAATGGGGAATGATGTTCATATAGGCGTAATAGGACAACTTAAAATTGGTAATAATGTACTGTTGGGAAGTCATATTTTTATTTCTGACCATTCTCATGGCAAATTAAATAAAACAGATATAAAAAAGGTAGCAATTGAGCGCAGATTATATTCTAAGGGTAATATTATAATAGAGGATAATGTTTGGATAGGAGAAGGGTGTGTTATTTTACCTAATGTAAAGATTGGACAAAACAGTGTAATTGGTGCAAATACAGTTGTTACAAAAGATGTACCTCGAAATTCAATTGTTGTAGGAAATCCAGGTCGAGTGATTCGCCAAATTGAATAA
- a CDS encoding flippase, whose translation MSIKKNFLYNILLNISNIAFPIITIPYVSRILGVDQIGEFSFVTTLVEYFVLFAALGKTLFGSREIAKLKDNKRSCNRLFNRLFTINIISSIFVSFIFLLSLFGIQQLTEIRCLLFIAGIPLYFSALDINWFYSGLEKFKLISLRSVFVKLVLLIGLLCLVKNKSDLIIYVLLNSLTFLINYIINIYFFIKEGFSIRLDLSDCKVNLKGLVLFFFSSLAMQIYLMIDTVMLGFMSSFYELGIYSSAIKSVRILMPIMTSLGMVMLPRLSYCNNIGNVVEYRKMLDCAFDVINFCSWPLMAYFLCIADLFILFFFGQSFGEATLPLRICSVLFVVSNFSYFLGIQVMTTASFESRYLIATVCGVIFNLLFNVILIPSMGARGAAWASVIGEIMVSATCVYYVYKLKLYSISWRCLKKSCCASFIFPLVYVCMFLGSMEKNFLWFILYSFIAWVGYILIQCKLKNSVCMYIFSTITKYV comes from the coding sequence ATGTCAATAAAGAAAAATTTTCTATATAATATACTCTTAAATATCTCAAACATAGCTTTCCCAATAATTACAATTCCATATGTAAGTCGGATTTTAGGCGTTGATCAGATTGGAGAATTCAGTTTTGTAACAACCTTGGTTGAATATTTTGTGTTATTTGCGGCTTTAGGCAAGACGCTTTTTGGAAGTAGAGAAATAGCTAAATTAAAAGACAATAAACGATCTTGTAATCGATTATTTAATCGGTTGTTTACAATAAATATTATTTCATCGATATTTGTGTCATTTATTTTTTTATTATCTCTGTTTGGCATTCAACAATTGACCGAAATAAGGTGTTTGCTGTTCATAGCAGGAATTCCTCTTTATTTTTCAGCATTAGACATAAATTGGTTTTATAGTGGATTGGAGAAATTTAAATTGATTTCCCTCCGTTCCGTATTTGTAAAATTAGTTTTATTGATAGGATTGTTATGTTTAGTGAAAAACAAAAGTGATTTAATTATTTACGTACTACTTAACTCTCTGACTTTTTTAATTAATTATATAATAAACATCTACTTTTTTATAAAAGAAGGGTTCTCTATTCGATTGGATTTAAGCGACTGTAAAGTAAATTTAAAAGGACTCGTTTTATTTTTCTTCTCTTCCCTTGCTATGCAGATTTATTTGATGATAGATACAGTAATGTTAGGATTTATGTCTTCATTCTATGAACTGGGCATATATTCATCAGCAATAAAATCTGTTAGAATACTAATGCCTATTATGACATCTTTGGGAATGGTTATGCTACCTCGTTTGTCTTATTGCAACAATATAGGCAATGTCGTTGAATATAGAAAAATGTTGGATTGTGCTTTTGACGTTATTAATTTTTGCTCTTGGCCATTAATGGCTTATTTCCTTTGTATTGCTGATTTGTTTATTCTATTCTTCTTTGGTCAGTCTTTTGGGGAAGCTACATTGCCCCTAAGAATATGTTCAGTATTATTTGTAGTCAGTAACTTTTCTTATTTTTTAGGGATACAGGTAATGACAACAGCTTCTTTTGAATCAAGATATTTGATTGCAACAGTCTGTGGCGTCATCTTTAATCTTTTATTTAATGTTATATTAATACCTTCCATGGGAGCTCGTGGTGCTGCGTGGGCTTCTGTAATAGGTGAAATAATGGTTTCTGCTACATGTGTTTATTATGTATATAAATTGAAATTATATTCAATAAGTTGGCGGTGCTTAAAAAAATCGTGTTGTGCTTCATTTATTTTTCCTTTGGTCTATGTCTGTATGTTTTTGGGGAGTATGGAAAAGAATTTTTTATGGTTCATTCTTTATTCTTTTATAGCATGGGTAGGGTATATATTGATCCAATGCAAATTAAAGAATTCTGTATGCATGTATATATTTTCAACAATAACAAAATATGTTTAG
- a CDS encoding aminotransferase class I/II-fold pyridoxal phosphate-dependent enzyme, translating to MQAIILAAGMGKRLGNLTKDNTKCMVKVNGIPLIDRVLGQLSHFPLSKVILVIGYKGEKLKEYLGFDYQGLPIQYIENSIYDKTNNIYSLSLAKKELQEDDTLLIESDLIFDDTLFPMILNDPYPNLALVAKYETWMDGTMVRLDDENNIVNFIPKKAFKYSDVDCYYKTVNIYKFSKEFSRTHYVPFLEAYTKALGNNEYYEQVLRVITLLDKCELKALPLDGQKWYEIDDVQDLDIAETLFANSVIKLSRYQKRYGGYWRFPALLDYCYLVNPFFPTQRMRDEIKANFDVLLTEYPSGMSVNSLLIGKYFGVNPDYVCVGNGAAELIKSLMEYLPGTIGVIYPTFEEYPNRCNKQEVVVYIPSNPDFSYRASDVMSYYSDKKIDSLLIVNPDNPSGNFIPYTELLSLCEWAGFRSIRLIVDESFVDFAEDGLNSSLLYNEILEQYPHLVVMKSISKSYGVPGLRLGVLASSDKSLVAFLKKDVSIWNINSFAEFYMQIFGKYESDYKKACGKFLQERNRFFLSLQDISFLRVIPSQANYFLCEITGKYTSAELSRLLLDRNILIKDCGTKKAFGGKNYIRIAVKNRDENNRLISILASFDL from the coding sequence ATGCAAGCAATTATATTAGCAGCCGGAATGGGCAAGCGTTTGGGAAACCTGACCAAAGATAATACAAAATGTATGGTTAAAGTGAATGGCATTCCATTGATAGATCGTGTTTTGGGACAATTATCTCATTTTCCATTGTCAAAAGTCATATTAGTAATCGGTTATAAAGGCGAAAAATTAAAAGAATATTTAGGTTTTGATTATCAGGGATTACCTATTCAATATATCGAAAATTCCATTTATGACAAGACAAACAATATCTATTCACTTTCTTTGGCGAAAAAGGAACTTCAAGAGGATGATACATTGCTGATTGAATCTGACTTGATTTTTGATGATACTTTGTTCCCGATGATATTGAATGATCCTTATCCCAACTTGGCTTTGGTCGCCAAGTATGAAACTTGGATGGACGGTACCATGGTTCGTTTGGACGATGAAAACAACATTGTAAATTTCATTCCTAAGAAAGCTTTCAAGTACAGTGATGTGGATTGTTATTACAAGACGGTCAATATCTATAAGTTCAGCAAGGAGTTTTCACGTACCCATTACGTTCCATTTTTGGAAGCCTATACGAAAGCGTTGGGTAACAATGAATATTATGAACAGGTCCTTCGGGTAATTACCTTGCTGGATAAGTGCGAGTTGAAGGCTTTGCCGTTGGACGGGCAGAAATGGTATGAGATAGACGATGTTCAGGACTTGGACATTGCGGAGACCCTTTTTGCGAATTCGGTCATCAAATTGTCCCGTTACCAGAAACGCTATGGAGGATATTGGCGTTTTCCTGCTTTGCTGGATTATTGCTATTTGGTTAACCCCTTTTTCCCTACCCAACGTATGCGTGACGAAATCAAGGCGAACTTTGATGTCCTGCTGACGGAATATCCCTCAGGAATGTCCGTCAACAGCCTTTTGATAGGGAAATATTTTGGGGTGAACCCAGATTATGTTTGTGTGGGCAATGGTGCTGCAGAACTAATAAAGAGCCTGATGGAATATTTGCCGGGTACCATAGGTGTGATATATCCCACATTCGAAGAGTATCCTAACAGATGTAACAAGCAGGAGGTGGTTGTCTATATTCCTTCCAATCCTGATTTCTCCTATAGGGCTTCGGATGTCATGTCTTATTATTCGGACAAGAAGATAGATTCCTTGTTGATAGTCAATCCTGATAATCCATCCGGCAATTTCATTCCATATACCGAGCTTCTTTCCTTGTGCGAATGGGCAGGTTTCCGCTCCATCCGTCTGATAGTGGACGAATCTTTTGTTGATTTTGCGGAGGATGGCCTGAACAGTTCCTTGCTGTATAATGAAATTCTAGAACAATATCCTCACTTGGTGGTGATGAAGAGTATTTCCAAGTCCTATGGCGTTCCCGGACTGCGTTTGGGGGTATTGGCAAGTTCCGATAAGTCGTTGGTCGCTTTCCTCAAAAAAGATGTTTCCATTTGGAACATAAATTCATTTGCAGAGTTTTATATGCAGATATTCGGTAAATATGAATCGGACTACAAGAAAGCGTGCGGCAAGTTCTTGCAGGAACGTAACCGTTTTTTTCTTTCTTTGCAGGATATATCATTTTTGCGTGTGATTCCTTCTCAGGCGAACTATTTCTTATGTGAGATTACCGGTAAATATACTTCTGCCGAGTTGAGTAGGTTGCTTTTGGATCGGAATATCCTGATAAAGGATTGCGGGACGAAGAAAGCTTTTGGAGGAAAGAATTATATCCGTATAGCGGTGAAGAATAGGGATGAAAATAATCGTTTGATTAGCATTTTAGCCAGTTTTGATCTCTAG